The window GGTGCACGGCATCCGGACCGCGGCCAAGGCCGGCGCCGAGGTGGTCATCCTGACCAACGCCGCCGGCGGTCTGCGTCCCGGGATGCGTCCCGGCCAGGCGGTGCTGATCAGTGACCACCTCAACCTGACGTCACTGTCCCCCATCGTCGGGCCGACGTTCATCGACCTGACCGACCTGTACTCCGCGCGGCTGCGAGCGGTGGCCCGCGAGGTCGACCCGTCGCTGACCGAGGGCGTCTACGCCCAGCTGCCCGGCCCGCACTTCGAGACGCCGGCCGAGATCCGGATGCTGCAGGGCCTGGGCGCCGACCTCGTCGGCATGTCCACCGTGCTGGAGGCCATCGCCGCCCGCGAGGCCGGCGCGGAGGTGATGGCGCTGTCGCTGGTGACCAACCTGGGTGCCGGGATGACCGGGGAGGCACTGAACCACCTCGAGGTGCTCGAGGCCGGGGCGGCCGCGGCCGAGACGATGGGCGCCCTGCTCGCCGACGTGATCCGCCGGGCGTGACCGCGCCGGACCGCCTCGGCGCCGCGGCCCGCACGGCGGCGATGCGCTGGATCGCCGACGACCCGCACGCCGGCGACCGGGCCGAGTTCCAGCAGCTCGTGAGCCGCGCGCTGGGCACCGAGCAGGCCGCCGTCACCGAGGTCGTCGAGCGGCTGACGCCGCTGACGTTCGGCACCGCCGGGCTGCGGGGACCGCTGCGTGCCGGCCCGGGCGGGATGAACCTGGCCACCGTCCGCCGCACCGCCGCGGGGCTCGCGGCCCACCTGTCCCGCGACGGGGTCCACGGCACGGTGGTCGTCGGCTACGACGGCCGGCACCGCAGCGCCGAGTTCGCCGCCGACGCGGCCGGCGTGCTCGCCGCGGCGGGTTTCACCGCGCTGCTGGCCCCCGGCGCGCTGCCGACCCCGGTCACCGCCTACGCCGTCCGCGCACTGGGCGCGGTGGCCGGGGTGCAGATCACCGCATCGCACAACCCGCCGCAGGACAACGGCATCAAGGTCTACCTGGCCGGTGGGGCGCAGCTGATCTCACCGGAGGACCGGGCCATCGAGGCGGCCATCGCCGCGTCGCGGCCGGCGGTCTCGATCGACGCGTCCGGCACCCCGGCACCGTGGCCCGCCGACCTGCTGGACGACTACATCGCCGCCGCCGCCACCGCCGGCGGGACGGTGCCGCCGACCCCGGTGCGGATCGTGGCGACCGCGCTGCACGGCGTGGGCGGACAGACCCTGGTCCGCACGCTGCGCGCCGCCGGTTTCGACGACGTCCGGGTGGTCGGCGCCCAGGCCGTCCCGGACGGCGACTTCCCCACGGTCGCCTTCCCCAACCCCGAGGAGCCGGGCGCCACCGACCTGCTGCTCGCACTGGCCGAGGAGGCCGGCGCCGACCTCGCGATCGCCAACGATCCGGACGCCGACCGGTTGGCCGTCGGCGCCCGCTTCGTCGACGGCTGGCGGATGCTGTCCGGTGACGAGACCGGCTGTTTGCTGGGTGATTTCCTGCTCGGCCGGTTGGACCGCGCCGCCCATCCCGCGCCGCTGGCGGCGACGACCATCGTCAGCTCGACGCTGCTGCGGTCGGTCGCCGAGGCGCACGACGTCCGGTTCGCCGAGACGCTCACCGGCTTCAAGTGGATCGTCCGGGCCGGTGACGGCGCCGGGACCGGCCTCGTCTACGGCTATGAGGAAGCTCTCGGACTGTGCGTGCAGCCCGACGTGGTGCGTGACAAGGACGGCATCTCCGCCGCGGTCGTGGCCGCGAAGCTGGTCGCCACACTGAAGGCCGACGGCGGCGACATCTCCGGCGCGCTGGACGATCTCGCGCGTCGCTTCGGCCTGCACGTCACCGACCAGCTGTCGTTCCGGGTCGCCGACCTGTCGCTCATCGCCGACGCGATGCGCCGGTTGCGCGCGGACCCGCCGACGACGCTGATGGGCGACCCGGTGCAGGAGTCGCAGGACCTGCTGCCGGCGACCGACGCGCTGATCTACCGCTCCACCCGGCTGCGGGTCGTCGTCCGGCCGTCCGGCACCGAGCCCAAGCTCAAGTGCTACCTGGAGCTCGTCGGGAGCCCGGGCACCGGCGCGGACCTCGGGGGGCAGCGCGCCGCGGCCCGCGCGGACCTGGCGACGCTGCGGGCCGAGCTGACGGCGGCCCTGGGTCTGTGACCCCGGCCCCGAGGGGGCCGCAGGGTCACGAACCGGCGATGGAGGCCGGGCGCTGCGGGTC is drawn from Nakamurella deserti and contains these coding sequences:
- a CDS encoding purine-nucleoside phosphorylase; translated protein: MTSDPYQSAQHAADALAAATGVDKHDVAVVLGSGWKTAADHFDDVTAEIPIADLPGFSAPVVEGHGGTLRSVKVGDRQVLMMLGRTHLYEGRGVQAVVHGIRTAAKAGAEVVILTNAAGGLRPGMRPGQAVLISDHLNLTSLSPIVGPTFIDLTDLYSARLRAVAREVDPSLTEGVYAQLPGPHFETPAEIRMLQGLGADLVGMSTVLEAIAAREAGAEVMALSLVTNLGAGMTGEALNHLEVLEAGAAAAETMGALLADVIRRA
- a CDS encoding phospho-sugar mutase, with protein sequence MTAPDRLGAAARTAAMRWIADDPHAGDRAEFQQLVSRALGTEQAAVTEVVERLTPLTFGTAGLRGPLRAGPGGMNLATVRRTAAGLAAHLSRDGVHGTVVVGYDGRHRSAEFAADAAGVLAAAGFTALLAPGALPTPVTAYAVRALGAVAGVQITASHNPPQDNGIKVYLAGGAQLISPEDRAIEAAIAASRPAVSIDASGTPAPWPADLLDDYIAAAATAGGTVPPTPVRIVATALHGVGGQTLVRTLRAAGFDDVRVVGAQAVPDGDFPTVAFPNPEEPGATDLLLALAEEAGADLAIANDPDADRLAVGARFVDGWRMLSGDETGCLLGDFLLGRLDRAAHPAPLAATTIVSSTLLRSVAEAHDVRFAETLTGFKWIVRAGDGAGTGLVYGYEEALGLCVQPDVVRDKDGISAAVVAAKLVATLKADGGDISGALDDLARRFGLHVTDQLSFRVADLSLIADAMRRLRADPPTTLMGDPVQESQDLLPATDALIYRSTRLRVVVRPSGTEPKLKCYLELVGSPGTGADLGGQRAAARADLATLRAELTAALGL